Genomic window (Leptolyngbya sp. 'hensonii'):
GTGGTCACACTGGCTTCGGCCTTGGCTTGCTGGGCCTCAGCCATAAAACTCTCTCGCTTTTTGTTTGAGATTGAGATAGCCACATCTTCCTGGGCCAATTTTGCCAACCGCTCTGACTCAGCCAGTTGCACCTGGGCCTGGAACTTGCTCGACTCCACCGCTTGCTGGCGGGTGACTTCGGCAATTTCCGCTTCCTGTTGCTGGATTGCCTGGGTCACTTTTAGTTGCTTGCTCCGTTCTTCCAGGGAAATATCCGCCTCGATCTGACTCTGCTGCACCGATAGCTTCTTCCGAATTTCCTCTTCCTCAACAGCCTTCTCCTGCAGAATCCGAGTCCGACGCGCTGTTGCTGCTTCCCGGTCTTTGGCTTCCTGCATTTCCCGTTCCTGCTGAGCCCGCAGAGCCTCAATCTGGAGTTGTTGCTCTAGGCGAGCGGCTTCTTGCTCCTGGGCAATCTGGAGAGATTTTTTCTGCGCATCCAATTCCCGTTGCTCGATCGTCACCCTTGTGGTCAACTCTACTTCCCGCTTCTGCTGAATCGATTTCTGAATTGTTTCCGTCCGCAGGCGCACCCCCTGGGCATCAAAGAAGTTATTGGTGTCATAGGTGTCACTTTCCTGAATTTCTGAAATGGCAATATTATTCAGGGTCAGTCCCACCTTGCTGATGTCCTGCTGCATCAGGTTAAGCACTTCCTGGGCGAACCCCAGCTTATCTGAGTCGATCTCCGCCAGATCCTTATTCTTGGCTGCGGCCCGAATGGCGTCATCCGCCCGCTTCTCCAGGGCATTCTTGATATCTTCAGGGGTGATCCGGTTGTACTGGGAAAGACGGGCCGCTGCCGTCAGCACATCCTCCTCACTCGCATTAATGCACACGTAGAAAGTAACCCGCATATCCGCCCGCAGATAATCCTTTGTGCGGACCGCCAGTTTGCCCGTTCGTTCCACATCGATCGAGATTTCCCGCAAGGGCACCCGGGTCAGTTCATGAAAGCCCGGTAACACCACACAGCCCCCATTTAAAATCACACTCTTGCGTTTAACAAAAACACCCCCCGTGCGCACAAAAGCCTCGTTGTTGGGCGTGATCACATAGACCCGGGTGTAGGCCCACACACTCAGAAGTGCCAGCAGTACCAACCCCAGGATCAATCCTGGGAAAAACAGTAGACCCGTCGTTGCCTGTCCTGTCAGTAGTCGGGGAGTGGAGATCTGGGCTACATGTAGGGCAGGATGGGTTGTGGCTGGGGATGGCAGGCTGATTTTAGGCAGCGGCGCAATCTCCGTCTTGGACGGAGCGGAGATCGGCAGGGACCTAATCAACGTTAACCAGAACAGCATGGTTTTGCTCCTCAAGGAATCAACAATTTAAGTCATGATCCAGACTTGGCACGGATTCTGGCACTAAGTCTGGTTTAATTCTGACGGGACGGATTGAGCCACTGCTCCTGATCCGGGCTGTCTTTCAGGATCACCAGATAGGTGGAACCCGTGCGATCGATAACCAGCACCTTATCCCCCAGTTTGGGAACAGCCCTAGCCCATTGGGGAATCTGGGCATTGGCATTCACCAGATTGCGGGCTGGATCGATCACATTCACCTGGCCAATCCGACCTTCGGCCACCCTGGGGACCAGGGCAGAACTGACCGTGCCCACACA
Coding sequences:
- a CDS encoding flotillin family protein — its product is MLFWLTLIRSLPISAPSKTEIAPLPKISLPSPATTHPALHVAQISTPRLLTGQATTGLLFFPGLILGLVLLALLSVWAYTRVYVITPNNEAFVRTGGVFVKRKSVILNGGCVVLPGFHELTRVPLREISIDVERTGKLAVRTKDYLRADMRVTFYVCINASEEDVLTAAARLSQYNRITPEDIKNALEKRADDAIRAAAKNKDLAEIDSDKLGFAQEVLNLMQQDISKVGLTLNNIAISEIQESDTYDTNNFFDAQGVRLRTETIQKSIQQKREVELTTRVTIEQRELDAQKKSLQIAQEQEAARLEQQLQIEALRAQQEREMQEAKDREAATARRTRILQEKAVEEEEIRKKLSVQQSQIEADISLEERSKQLKVTQAIQQQEAEIAEVTRQQAVESSKFQAQVQLAESERLAKLAQEDVAISISNKKRESFMAEAQQAKAEASVTTATEIEKAERSQKLAVIAAEKDAQEKRVLEQNVVEIDVFRRRRQAEIAQQAAELEAEAIRTLAAANRDKALAEAAGIQAQMEAKNVISNANLTANLILAIWPELADRLPEVLQALAPQPGVLGDTRIYAFPGANGSNGSGVQDVNKLLLSTSGLALINTLLEEGKLAGLIGQIKHLLQDSGGGAAIDQPTASSDLINQDTPS